The following coding sequences are from one Leptolyngbya sp. NIES-3755 window:
- a CDS encoding hypothetical protein (similar to AA sequence:cyanobase_aa:AM1_2459), whose amino-acid sequence MRISKTRFNRQSLRTIAGWLPAIIFPSATLFQLIPVLQGRTDGVSLVSWIMFGFANLGSYLFSTQKRTAQIIFAFLVTCIMDFIIVIRCLLAV is encoded by the coding sequence ATGAGAATTTCTAAGACTCGATTCAATCGTCAATCGCTGCGGACGATCGCAGGTTGGCTTCCCGCCATCATTTTTCCCAGTGCAACACTATTTCAGCTTATCCCCGTTCTTCAAGGTAGAACCGATGGAGTCAGCCTTGTTTCTTGGATAATGTTTGGATTTGCAAATCTGGGTTCGTACCTCTTTTCCACTCAGAAACGGACTGCACAGATTATCTTTGCATTTCTGGTGACTTGCATCATGGATTTCATCATCGTCATCCGCTGTCTGCTGGCAGTGTAA
- a CDS encoding hypothetical protein (similar to AA sequence:cyanobase_aa:Tery_3307): protein MQEAQTLASSRSEISKLDEGWEFKFDDYAIEGGETIDLLVSYDYKDGIGATNPLEYPEFTQIYNYIDNFLKTYPNETDFWEIVNKNLVTDLLTKPIPTTFGFDYQLSDVVDSLTVEIDVLPGSSNIPIARSSIVTGTPDVESVNGLPQSNGVELDEAWEFKFDDYAIDHQGGATINLTIDYDYIDGIGIEDPLEYPEFTQIYNYIDNFLKTYPNETDFWEIVNKNLVTDLLTKPIPTTFGFDYQLSDVVDSLTVEIDVLPGSSNIPIARSSIVTGTASRQSLTLNGTDANETLKGGAGNDTLYGNGGIDTLIGGAGDDLIYGGAQADTIRAGAGNDKIFANGGSDLIKSGIGFDTVCLGDGNATVVLSAGAGYDTVHNYQAGATRFKVISLEGLSFEDSANGAQILQNGDLLAIVPNQSANLFSSNTSRIFFV, encoded by the coding sequence ATGCAGGAAGCGCAAACTTTAGCATCTTCCAGGTCAGAAATTTCTAAGCTAGATGAAGGCTGGGAATTTAAGTTCGATGACTATGCGATCGAAGGTGGAGAAACAATCGATTTGTTAGTGAGCTACGACTACAAAGATGGAATCGGTGCTACAAACCCACTTGAGTATCCGGAGTTCACGCAGATCTACAACTATATTGATAACTTTCTCAAAACCTATCCCAACGAGACTGATTTCTGGGAAATTGTCAATAAGAACTTGGTGACAGACCTCCTAACAAAACCGATTCCGACTACATTTGGTTTCGACTATCAATTGTCTGATGTGGTGGATTCGTTGACTGTCGAAATTGATGTATTGCCTGGTTCTTCAAATATTCCGATCGCTCGATCGAGCATCGTGACAGGTACACCCGATGTTGAATCCGTCAATGGTTTGCCGCAGAGCAATGGGGTTGAACTCGATGAGGCTTGGGAATTTAAGTTTGATGACTATGCGATCGATCATCAAGGTGGAGCAACGATCAATTTAACGATTGACTATGATTACATTGATGGCATTGGCATTGAAGATCCGCTTGAATATCCAGAGTTTACGCAGATCTACAACTATATTGATAACTTTCTCAAAACCTATCCCAACGAGACTGATTTCTGGGAAATTGTCAATAAGAACTTGGTAACAGACTTGCTGACGAAACCGATTCCGACTACATTTGGTTTCGACTATCAATTGTCTGATGTGGTGGATTCGTTGACTGTCGAAATTGATGTATTGCCTGGTTCTTCAAATATTCCGATCGCTAGATCGAGCATCGTGACCGGAACAGCCAGCCGTCAATCCCTCACGCTCAACGGAACAGATGCCAACGAAACGCTAAAAGGGGGTGCAGGAAATGATACTCTCTACGGCAACGGCGGCATTGATACGCTGATTGGCGGTGCGGGCGACGATTTGATTTATGGTGGTGCTCAAGCAGACACGATTCGAGCAGGAGCCGGAAACGACAAGATTTTTGCGAACGGTGGCAGTGACCTGATCAAAAGTGGCATCGGCTTCGACACAGTTTGCCTTGGAGATGGCAATGCCACTGTTGTTTTATCGGCAGGCGCAGGCTACGACACGGTTCACAACTATCAAGCGGGTGCAACGCGCTTTAAGGTCATCAGCTTAGAAGGTTTGAGCTTTGAGGATAGTGCAAACGGCGCACAGATTCTTCAGAACGGAGATTTATTAGCGATCGTGCCCAATCAGTCTGCGAATCTATTTAGCAGCAACACGAGTCGCATCTTCTTTGTTTGA
- a CDS encoding hypothetical protein (similar to AA sequence:cyanobase_aa:PCC7424_4351) yields MDIQSNLTAQLNSVPIHLLEPKCYSDSNCCTFGDAVQQVFVDPETEVPFIIWLFENPSSPIALPGEIDLYGHDCMHILLDLREHSLADEAFIIGFTMGNDTRTNRLHQLIYKLVSSTLYPKKYRFSWNDFQAFDAGFAYGRSLQVSNLNQLDFSAYKNHPVSQVRQQLGVSKVKVHRTRNDSTETPCSVNAMYRSFLV; encoded by the coding sequence ATGGATATTCAATCAAACTTGACGGCTCAGTTGAATTCTGTACCCATTCATCTATTAGAACCAAAGTGCTATAGCGACTCAAATTGCTGTACTTTTGGCGATGCCGTGCAACAGGTATTTGTTGATCCTGAAACAGAGGTACCATTCATCATCTGGCTGTTTGAAAATCCAAGTAGCCCGATCGCGCTTCCTGGAGAAATCGACCTTTACGGACATGATTGTATGCACATTCTCCTCGATCTGCGGGAGCATTCTCTTGCTGATGAAGCTTTCATCATTGGCTTCACCATGGGCAATGACACGCGAACGAATCGGTTACATCAACTCATCTATAAGTTAGTGTCATCCACACTCTATCCCAAAAAATATCGATTTTCCTGGAATGACTTTCAAGCCTTCGATGCAGGGTTTGCGTATGGACGATCGCTCCAGGTTAGCAATCTCAATCAACTTGACTTTAGTGCCTATAAGAACCACCCAGTTTCACAAGTTAGACAACAACTAGGAGTTTCTAAAGTAAAGGTTCACCGAACACGTAACGATTCAACTGAGACACCCTGCTCAGTCAATGCTATGTACCGTTCTTTCCTTGTATGA